The genomic region AGACGAGTGTCACCACGCATCCAGCAATCAGAATTCCCAGAAATATCGCGGGGAAAGCCACCCTTCGTTTCACGCCGAAAAGATAGGCGGCCACACTTCCTGTCCAGGCTCCCGTCACTGGAAGAGGAATCGCGACAAAAAGAACCAGCCCGAGGATCTTGAACCTCTCAAGCAGGCGTCCCTTTCTGCGAGTTCTCGCAAAAAGCCAATCAAAGAATCGGCGAAAGACCGGGAATCTGCCAAGCCATGCCTCCGCCGGTTCCAGAAACAGGAGAATGGGAATGAC from Candidatus Krumholzibacteriia bacterium harbors:
- a CDS encoding small multi-drug export protein, whose amino-acid sequence is MDLLLELTRDWPGAWKVLFFAMLPILELRGSIPYALFIEKMPWLQSYLFSVIGNAIPVIPILLFLEPAEAWLGRFPVFRRFFDWLFARTRRKGRLLERFKILGLVLFVAIPLPVTGAWTGSVAAYLFGVKRRVAFPAIFLGILIAGCVVTLVCKGVLGLSFLIRQI